The window TATATACAAAATATATTAAACTGCCGAATCATTCTATACAATGAAAAAACCAGCTTTTATTCTATATATTTGTAGTCAATTTGTAAAAATTTATACATAAATTTTTATTCAACTTCTATATATATATACAGGACTAGTTTCATGAATAAAAAAATTGCTTTAATACTGGAGAATGGAATGAGGTTTGAGGGTTTTTCTTTTGGATACGAAATTCCAACTTCAGGAGAGGTGGTGTTTAATACTGCAATGGTTGGTTATCCTGAAAGTCTAACCGATCCTTCCTATGCAGGGCAAATCCTTACGGTTACTTATCCTTTAATCGGCAATTACGGTGTACCCGAAGATAGTATAATAAATGGACTTTCTAAATTTTACGAATCGGAGAAGATTCAAGTGAGTGGTCTAATTATTTCAGAATATTCTCACGAATATAATCATTGGAATGCACGAAAAAGCTTAGGAGAATGGTTGAAAGAACATAGAGTTCCAGGTATTTTTGGAATAGACACACGAGCCATTACCAAATTGATTCGTGAACATGGGTCTATGAAAGGGAAAATTGTGTTTGATTCACCTAATGAAATTGATTTCATAGATATTTCTTTGGAAAATTTAATAGCAAGGGTCAGTTGTAAAAAGATTTTAAGATATGGGAATGGTTCGAAAACTGTTGTATTGGTTGATTGTGGAGTAAAGCATAATATTATCCGTTGTTTGTTGAAAAAAGATATTAACATTATTCGTGTTCCTTGGAATTATAATTTCAACGAATTAGAATACGATGGATTATTTATTTCCAATGGGCCTGGGAATCCTGAACATGGGCAAATCATAGTAAATCATATCAAAGAAGCTATGAAGAATGGAAAATCCATCATGGGGATTTGCATGGGAAATCAATTACTAGCGCAAGCAGGGGGGGCAACTATCTATAAACTGAAGTATGGGCATCGAAGTCATAATCAACCTGTACGAATGGCAAATTCCAAAAAATGTTTTATCACTTCCCAGAATCATGGTTACGCAGTAGATACAAAACCATTAAGCAATGATTGGGAAATTTTGTTTACCAATATGAATGACAATTCTAACGAGGGAATCTGTCATAAAATTTATCCTTGGTTTTCAGTACAATTTCATCCAGAAGCAGCTTCTGGTCCCACAGATACAGAATTCCTTTTTAATATATTTATAGAAGGTATATCGAAAACAGAGCAGATTATACAAGGGAACGTAAAAAAAGCATTCTTTCATTTTGTTCCTTCCATTTCATATTTGCGTAGATATAAGAAAATTTTGTTACTTGGTTCTGGAGCATTGAAAATTGGTGAAGCAGGAGAATTTGATTATTCTGGGTCGCAAGCGTTGAAAGCACTAAAAGAAGAGGGTATTTATACTGTTTTAATTAATCCCAATATCGCTACCGTACAAACTTCAGAAGGGGTAGCCGACAAAATTTATTTCTTACCTGTTACTCCTTTTTTTGTGGAAAAAGTAATAGAGAAAGAAAAACCTGAGGGTATTTTGCTTTCTTTTGGAGGACAAACTGCACTTAATTGTGGAGTATTTCTTCATCAATCTGGCATTTTCGAAAAATACAACGTAAATGTATTGGGAACAACTGTTCAGTCCATTATTGATACGGAAGACAGAGAATTATTTGTAAAAAAATTAAATCAAATAAATGTAAAATCGATTAAAAGTATTGCAGTAGGAACGATTAAAGATGCCCGTAGGGCAGCTGAAGAACTAGGTTACCCCATTATTGTAAGAGCAGCATATGCATTAGGTGGATTAGGTAGTGGATTTTGCAATAATCAAGAACAGTTACAGTCATTGGCAGAAAGGGCTTTTAATTATTCAAATCAATTGTTAATTGAAAAATCATTGAAAGGTTGGAAAGAAATAGAATACGAAGTAGTACGAGATCAATACGATAACTGTATTACAGTTTGTAACATGGAAAATTTTGATCCTCTAGGAATACATACAGGTGAAAGTATTGTCGTTGCTCCCTCACAAACTTTGACTAACCAGGAATATCACAAATTACGAGAATTATCTATTAGGATCGTACGTCATATCGGTATTATAGGTGAATGTAATGTACAGTATGCTTTCGATACCAATTCAGAGGATTATCGTGTAATTGAAGTAAATGCTCGTCTAAGTAGATCTTCAGCTTTGGCTTCCAAAGCCACAGGCTATCCTTTGGCATTTATTGCAGCAAAATTGGCTTTAGGTTATGGATTACAAGATTTGAAAAATTCTGTTACTAAAACAACTACGGCTTTTTTTGAGCCAGCTTTGGATTATATTGTTTGTAAAATTCCACGTTGGGATTTGGGAAAATTTCATGGTGTATCCCAAGAAATTGGCTCAAATATGAAAAGTGTAGGAGAGGTAATGTCTATTGGCCGTAGTTTTGAAGAAGCAATTCAAAAAGGACTGCGAATGATTGCTCAAGGCATGCATGGCTTTGTAGCAAATAAAGATATGGATATATTTGATTTAGATAAATCTTTATGTGAGCCGACCGACAAACGGATATTTATTATTGCTCAAGCATTAAAAACCGGTTATTCAATTGATAGAATACATAAATTAACACAAATTGATTTATGGTTTCTTCAAAGATTGCAAGCCATTTATCAGATTTCCAAAAAAATAGAAAAGTATAATTCTATAAATGAATTATCCACCGGTCTATTAAAGATTGCTAAACGAAAAGGTTTTTCAGATTATCAAATTACTAAACTTTTATATAAAAATTCTGATATAGCAGCTAGTAAAATCATATTCTTACGCGAACATCGCAAGGCATTAAATATTCAACCCGTTGTAAAGCAAATTGATACTTTAGCTGCTGAGTATCCAGCTCAGACTAATTATTTGTATTTAACTTACAATGGAATGGAAAATGATGTCCATTATTTAAATGATAAATGTTCAGTAATTGTTTTAGGCTCAGGGGCCTATCGCATTGGTAGCAGTGTGGAGTTTGATTGGTGTTCAGTGAATGCTTTGGAAACTATTCGGAAAAAAGGATGGAGGGGAGTAATGATTAATTACAATCCTGAGACAGTTTCTACGGACTATGATGTATGTGATCGTTTGTATTTTGATGAATTAACTTATGAGAGGGTTATGGATATTGTCGAAATGGAAAATTCAAGAGGTGTGATTTTGTCTACTGGAGGGCAAATTCCAAATAATCTCGCAATTTCTTTGGAAAGATCTGGTGTTCCGATTTTGGGAACAAATGCTTCCAACATAGACAATGCTGAAGACAGGCATAAATTTTCATCCATGCTCGACTATTTAGAAATAGACCAACCTAAATGGAAAGAATTAAGTTCACTGTCTGATATTCATGAATTTATAGAAGAAGTAGGATTTCCAGTGTTGATTCGTCCATCATATGTTTTATCAGGAGCAGCAATGAATGTTTGTGCCAATCAGTCAGAACTAAATACTTTTCTGAAATTAGCTGTTGATGTTTCCCAAAAGCATCCAGTCGTAGTTAGCGAATTCATACAAAATGCTAAGGAAATAGAAATAGATGCAGTAGCAAATGGAGGAGAAATCATTACTTATGCTATTTCAGAACATATTGAATTTGCAGGAGTTCATTCAGGTGATGCAACTATTCAATTCCCTCCGCAAAGACTGTACGTGGAAACTGTTCGAAAGATTAAACGGTTGGCAAAAAGAATTGCACAAGCATTGCTAATTACCGGTCCATTTAACATACAATTTTTAGCAAAAGACAACGAAATCAAAGTAATAGAATGCAACTTGCGTGCTTCACGAAGTTTTCCTTTTGTCTCTAAAATATTAAAGTTGAACTTTATAGAGTTAGCGACTCGTATTATGCTAGGGGAATCTGTCGATAAACCAAATAAAAATGAATTCGATCTAGATTATGTTGGGATCAAGGCCTCTCAGTTTTCTTTTTCTCGCCTTCAAAAAGCTGATCCTATACTGGGAGTAGATATGGCATCTACTGGTGAAGTCGGCTGCATTGGCGACGACTATTATGAAGCTATATTAAAATCTATGCTTTCAGTTGGAATGAGTGTTCCTAAAAAAAACATATTGGTATCAGGCGGAACTTTACACTCTAAGGTATATCTTTTGAATGCATGTCGTTTACTTCAACAAAAGGGTTATATATTATATGCCACTGAGGGAACACATCATTTTTTTACAAATAACAATATTCCTTCTATTCGTGTGTATCAACCAAGCGAAAGAGAAAATCCTTCTGCACTTAATATGATTCGTGAGAAACAAATAGATTTAGTGATAAACATTCCTAAAAATTTAACGCAGGGAGAGTTATCGAATGGTTATAAAATTCGTCGTGGAGCAATCGATTTTAATATATCCTTATTTACTAATTCTCGTCTTGCTTCGGCATTTATACATGCTTTTTGTTCTATAGATCTGAACAATATTCCCATCAAGAGTTGGGATGAGTATAAATGATATAATACTGGTATTAT of the Candidatus Azobacteroides pseudotrichonymphae genomovar. CFP2 genome contains:
- the carB gene encoding carbamoyl-phosphate synthase (glutamine-hydrolyzing) large subunit, whose translation is MNKKIALILENGMRFEGFSFGYEIPTSGEVVFNTAMVGYPESLTDPSYAGQILTVTYPLIGNYGVPEDSIINGLSKFYESEKIQVSGLIISEYSHEYNHWNARKSLGEWLKEHRVPGIFGIDTRAITKLIREHGSMKGKIVFDSPNEIDFIDISLENLIARVSCKKILRYGNGSKTVVLVDCGVKHNIIRCLLKKDINIIRVPWNYNFNELEYDGLFISNGPGNPEHGQIIVNHIKEAMKNGKSIMGICMGNQLLAQAGGATIYKLKYGHRSHNQPVRMANSKKCFITSQNHGYAVDTKPLSNDWEILFTNMNDNSNEGICHKIYPWFSVQFHPEAASGPTDTEFLFNIFIEGISKTEQIIQGNVKKAFFHFVPSISYLRRYKKILLLGSGALKIGEAGEFDYSGSQALKALKEEGIYTVLINPNIATVQTSEGVADKIYFLPVTPFFVEKVIEKEKPEGILLSFGGQTALNCGVFLHQSGIFEKYNVNVLGTTVQSIIDTEDRELFVKKLNQINVKSIKSIAVGTIKDARRAAEELGYPIIVRAAYALGGLGSGFCNNQEQLQSLAERAFNYSNQLLIEKSLKGWKEIEYEVVRDQYDNCITVCNMENFDPLGIHTGESIVVAPSQTLTNQEYHKLRELSIRIVRHIGIIGECNVQYAFDTNSEDYRVIEVNARLSRSSALASKATGYPLAFIAAKLALGYGLQDLKNSVTKTTTAFFEPALDYIVCKIPRWDLGKFHGVSQEIGSNMKSVGEVMSIGRSFEEAIQKGLRMIAQGMHGFVANKDMDIFDLDKSLCEPTDKRIFIIAQALKTGYSIDRIHKLTQIDLWFLQRLQAIYQISKKIEKYNSINELSTGLLKIAKRKGFSDYQITKLLYKNSDIAASKIIFLREHRKALNIQPVVKQIDTLAAEYPAQTNYLYLTYNGMENDVHYLNDKCSVIVLGSGAYRIGSSVEFDWCSVNALETIRKKGWRGVMINYNPETVSTDYDVCDRLYFDELTYERVMDIVEMENSRGVILSTGGQIPNNLAISLERSGVPILGTNASNIDNAEDRHKFSSMLDYLEIDQPKWKELSSLSDIHEFIEEVGFPVLIRPSYVLSGAAMNVCANQSELNTFLKLAVDVSQKHPVVVSEFIQNAKEIEIDAVANGGEIITYAISEHIEFAGVHSGDATIQFPPQRLYVETVRKIKRLAKRIAQALLITGPFNIQFLAKDNEIKVIECNLRASRSFPFVSKILKLNFIELATRIMLGESVDKPNKNEFDLDYVGIKASQFSFSRLQKADPILGVDMASTGEVGCIGDDYYEAILKSMLSVGMSVPKKNILVSGGTLHSKVYLLNACRLLQQKGYILYATEGTHHFFTNNNIPSIRVYQPSERENPSALNMIREKQIDLVINIPKNLTQGELSNGYKIRRGAIDFNISLFTNSRLASAFIHAFCSIDLNNIPIKSWDEYK